taaccatattttattttacagtggTACTGAAGCCCCAGAAGCATTGCGAAAGTTACATTGGGTTGCAGACGATGGCGATGGTTGGATTCAAGTGGTATTGTCTATGATTCATGTCATTCCCCTTGATGATCCACTAAGTCCAGCTCTTATAACTGTTATTCTTGACGATTGCCCTCTACCcgataaagtaaaaataattattacatttttaaaattatatttaataatatattaattttgtttaagattACATAatcaatgttaaatttaaattttttattttaggacaCTGTAATGAAACTATCACAAATGTTAGATTTGTCAAATAAAACTCCTAAACGTAAAACAGTTGACCAACATCGTAACATTTgtgtaatattaggtatactcgCTGACAAGTTACCTGGACCTTTAAGTATTGCTTTATTAACTAAAGATACATTGACTTATCTTTTTAATAACATGGTTAGTAATACACTCAAACAATGATATCAGATGTATAttgaaaaaactttaaaatatccAATAAAATTTTTCTAGGATTTGCAAGTACATCCATCAATTatactattttcattaattgCACTTGAAAAATTCGCACAAATAAGTAAGTGTTctgttttaatttgttgttactgtcatttataaatgtaccttttaatttttaggaGAAAACAGATTTACAATTGAAACTTTTATGAAGACTGGCCCTTTGGCCatgttgtcaatatttgaaagaTTGACAGGTTCCGATCAACCATTTTATGCTCAAGTTGGGTTTTGCGCTGAATGGCTACTAGATAACATATGTAATACACTGATTtagtgttatattaattttaatgaaataatatttgattttgattttcaattagTTGTGGACGATCAAAGGACatcatcatatttaaatatttcaatggaaGGTGTGAATGCCATATTAAATCAAGAAGATGCTAGCGAGTATCTAAAACTGGGTCCTTCTGGTTTAGAAGTATAAGATATATTCTAAATAACCATATATTTCTTAAACaacctcatatatttttttaactaggcTAGATGTGATGCTTGTAGTTTTGAAAGTGTCCGCTGTACATTCCAAATTGACAAAGGCACTTGGTACTACGAAGTAACGATATTAACATCTGGTGTCATGCAAATTGGATGGTCAActagaaattcaaaatttgttaatcatgtaaatatttacattttatc
The Metopolophium dirhodum isolate CAU chromosome 7, ASM1992520v1, whole genome shotgun sequence DNA segment above includes these coding regions:
- the LOC132948920 gene encoding RING finger and SPRY domain-containing protein 1-like, which translates into the protein MGAFHCKSCQNGENVTNMFSQDGGERRRFIFGRRRSRSGSVRQTDSLVLQTLSIIKNLGLIENGTEAPEALRKLHWVADDGDGWIQVVLSMIHVIPLDDPLSPALITVILDDCPLPDKDTVMKLSQMLDLSNKTPKRKTVDQHRNICVILGILADKLPGPLSIALLTKDTLTYLFNNMDLQVHPSIILFSLIALEKFAQIRENRFTIETFMKTGPLAMLSIFERLTGSDQPFYAQVGFCAEWLLDNIFVDDQRTSSYLNISMEGVNAILNQEDASEYLKLGPSGLEARCDACSFESVRCTFQIDKGTWYYEVTILTSGVMQIGWSTRNSKFVNHEGYGIGDDEYSVAYDGCRQLVWHGARCTSCVSGRPWREGDTIGCLLQVEKPSPTATFYLNGQIVAFNDKIFQYAKTEFFAAASFMTFQQSRFNFGSKPFKYPPKGVKFSIMNDHGKLDAKEKTILPKQMRLGLLGLLGKQTADEDSCTICFDHKADVMLYPCKHEGYCENCAQQLTLCPVCRQLIDRFQESIPTTATPIVLVS